The Arachis ipaensis cultivar K30076 chromosome B05, Araip1.1, whole genome shotgun sequence nucleotide sequence AAATGGTTGCTAGAGGCTTATTGAATTGATAAAAGAAGGTAAGATACATCAACTCGAATTGAAATTACATCTCATTGTTGCTGAATATGTATCATAGTTTTGTAAATTATGTGTTTGTTGGGTCAGAGGACTTTGGCAATGCCATAACATTAATTAATTTTGCACTTTCGATTTTTGCAATTGCTATCATCCTTTTGAATTCCACTACTTTATTGATTCTTTAGTTGATATTCCTAGTTATAACTTACAGATTTAGTGTTTAAGATATCTTTATAGCAATAGTGTTCTTTACTGTTATTCTATGAGATCATGTATTTATCATGCTACAAACTAAGCAAAactaaaaagattgaaaattttgttttgttgtttgttGTTTGTTCCCTGCTATTCTGTTGTGCAACTTATTTTTCCGTATCTTTGTAGGTGCCATAAGCAACTAATTCCTATGACTTTTTATCATAAGCAACCATGAGCTATTGTTTATTTGATTGAATCCTCTGGGAATTGTTGTAAAAGGAAATTTAAATAGGTACTAAGGATTTATTCTTAGGCTATATAGTTTTCACTTCCATGTTCCATCTTAAAAATAAACCCACCTTCTAAAATGCACGTCTCCTCTTTTCATCAACCTAAGCAACATCGGGTCAAGGTTAATATGGTTCAGTTATTTCAAGATTTTTGgtcattttcttaattaatgctaCTCAGTTGTATTGCTTGGAAATTGCTTCTGCTGAAAATATTACATTATGAAATACTTTTTCAGAGAATGTTTTTCTGTTAATTCTTAGATAAATTACTTCATTATTTCTTGTGTAGACATTATTGCATTGACTCTGAGTCtctttttattagcattttaaaAAAGTTACTGGCTTGGAGTTTTGTTATGTGGTGTTTGTGATGGGGGTGTTAAAAGTGAAACAATACAGAATTCTTTGAGTTTTTGCTAATTTTGCCTCCAAATACTAATTTTCCCTGCACATATCCTTCCAATTCCTAATTTTCGATCATCAAAGGGAATCACTTGTTAAGTTTCTCTACACTCTTGTTATTGTCTTccattcttttcattttctcatgCAGCAATATACTTGCAGATGTAGCCATCTAATGTATTTTGCTGATGTGTTTTAGTGATTATTAGTTTACAGAGGTTTTCTACTTAGTttttgcttcttcttgttgttagTAGATTAGCCTTCTGAGACTTACCTAAACAAGTGAAAATGTAGATGTTCTTTCAAGAGTTTGTAGTAACTAGTAAGCATGCAATGCTTTTTTATGTGTTCAACCTTTATCGTATTTGCTTTAGCTCTACTATGCAGATGGTGAAGATAGAGAATCATTATGGACATGCATATGTGATACCAATGGATTCCCTAAAGCGGCAGTAGGTGTTCATAGCTCTAGTTGCTTTAATCTTGCAACTGCACCTGGGGTGTCTTCCTTATTCCGTTTTGCTTCCAACTTGAAAGCTTTTTAATGCTGCTAGTGCTAAACCAATTTTTGTTGTGCTTCTGATAATATGGCTGCAATTGCAGTTGCAGACCACAATTTAAAACCCTTTACTTAACTTTCGTTTTGTAGATTTAAGCCATGATTTGAAACCTTGTAATATTTTTTCTcaatggaaaagtctaggggccaacaacttttgtgttttctggtcagcacttaatcatcaaaataaaagtgagtgatctcccaccattagatgtaatctcacaccattaaaaacactattgatggctaattgatggttacacaacaccaaaattgctggcccccAAGCATTTCTCTATATTATATATCTCGACGGCCTTATTGGTGATCTGCTcctttgtgaaaaaaaaaaaaataatcccAACTTATTGCATCGAGAATGCAATTATAGACTTATAGTTAAAGAATTATATATTTTGGTGAcgcttaaatataaaaattaatgacAGATAGGGCctgactttttaaatttttgataaaTACATCAttgacaaaatttaaatacaaattatcaattatcaattatatgaaataaaataaaaaaaatatggtcCGAAATAATCTACAATTCTACGTAAAAGggagaaaagggaaaaaaaatgaattgattttagaataaattattatataaattCTTCTTTAGTAAAAGTCTGTTTTTACTAAATGGGGTTAGTTATATGGATCAAAGACGTCATTGCGTCGTGTGGTCGTGCATCTCTATGCATTGGGATGCGACATTATTTTACATTGGTTGTTGCATACTAAACAACCCTCCTCATATTTTCGGGTTTGGGATGTAAACAGAGGCGGAATTAAATTATCATATAAATtacaaataattaaataattttattttcaaaaaaaataattgaaatgtCTAAAGAATTGCTCGTCAGCCCAACAATATTTGTGTTCTACTTCCTGTTCTTATGTTTAGAAGTACACACAAATCTCATTCAAATAAAGTCATGGACCTAGTAAGAACATTAAGAATATTTCCTTTTCGATTTTCTAAGGGTGAAACACAATGACTAATCTTTTTGCTACAAATCATCCTATTAAGAACAAATGACTAGTTATAAGATGCTTTTCATGACTAAGGTAGGAGTAGGATTCAAATTTCTAACTTCTTAATCAAGAGACTGAATGATAAAATACCAAACCATACTCAAGTAGTTATATCACCAATAATATAATCACACATAGTAATGTAATGTCCAAATAATCTATATCACATTTATACCACATTTATATCACTTATAATAAGCGAGACTTCTTCCATATGAAAGTCTTGTGATTTTGGACAATGCGGGGTGTTAGAATATCTGACACCCACTCAGTTAAAAGTTAGAACATTGTTTAGCTCGTATTTCGTTGTCTCTACGCGTTTGTTTGCTTTTATAAATACGTAACACGAAATTCTACTGAAATTTTTGCTCATGATTGTTCAATATCAATATAGGCTTTTAATTCTAAATTCTTTGGGGGTATTCACTAGAATCAATTTCGCATCATCCTGagttttctgctatttaattaataaaatcctAAGTTATGGTCTAAATAGAATAAGCTGTTCTTTAATGGTTTTGCTAAAAAATGTTTTTCTTTCATGTATGTTGGCCCGCAAAATACAAGTGTTACAATGGATAAGCATTCGGTACCAATTAAACATTTTCGTGAACCACCAGCCTCATTTTTTTCAATTCCATTTCTTCAGTTGTTATACAATGCTCTTTGGATGAAACTGCACCTCATGCAATTTTGAAGACTGAAACTTTAGCCTAGACTTACCGGTTAATAAAAGCATGAACAATCAAAATCCTTCAATGCTAGAGAGAAAATTCTTTATTGTACATTCACCTTTTCaaacatcaaatttttaattCTGAATTTATCTTAAGATGAAGTCTATGGTACCTATAAATTGGTACTTAACTTTTGCTTCACttattttttatatcaaattctaaattttaaaaaattatttatttttatactttttaaatttaaatattaatttttaacttttttcaaCAATTTAGACTCCACCTTTTAAATACCATAGGAATCACCTTAATATGCAACACTCTTGATTGAATTTCACTTTTGAGTGAATTTCAGCAAAGGATGATAAATCTTTTCCTTGATTTGATAAACCCCGTatcccaaaaataaaaaacacaaaacCAAAAAGAGTAGAaatgttatatgtatatatatacttctTGTAATGAGCTGGCATTAGAAGACCATTCTCAATCTAGGCTGTCACCTCTGGTTCTTTATGAGAAATAATATCCTATTCAACCACAAAGCTGTGATAATGATAGAATTGAAAATGATAACAGGGCAAGGAAGCTAAAATAATGACACAACTCAGTTTTGAGTAAAGAGAATGCAGTGACTAAATGGATGGCTAATTATACTAATGCTAGTGAAAATAGGAAGTTACAAACAAATCATAAAACAAGAATTGAATTTTGTAAATAAAAGTAGTGAATTCCTACCTTGATAGTCCGAAAAATGCTCTAtattttccttttgcatcataaTACACCGAAGAACTTACATAACAATTAGTCTAGCTAAGAAATTTACATCATAACAATTCATTAATAACCATGATTGAGATTATGTCATTCTCAATATACTAGTTGACCTTGAAGAAGCTAAATGACAAGAGATTGCAAAATTATAAAACACTTTAGAAGAAATGCAAGGTCAGCTAGATGAAGCCTATGTTGCAATTATACGTAATAGAGAAGCAACAAACTAGCAATTGAGCAAGCACCACAGTAATTAAATAGGATTCTGTTGTGGACAACACTAAGCTAGAGTTACTGGCAAATAAAAGTGAGGAGCTAGAGGTAAGAGAAACAGGACGACGACAGCGACACACATTGCACAAACAGCGACGGCGGAAGAAGACAGACTGCCGGAAACGTCAAGAACCCTAGCAGAATCACAAATTATGTTTAAGGGTGGAGAGGGGAAATTCGGAAATTAAAAATCGTAGGGGTAAATGTAGAATTACAAAAAAGAAAACAGAGGATTCaatttgaaattactaaaatccGTGGCCTAAATAAGATAACAAAAGTAgaaacaattaaacaaataagagtaaaggacattttcgtccctgacctttttttttgcggacattttcgtcctcaaGCAATGGAAAATACATTAAAGCCCCTGACCGTTGAAAAACGTGGACATTTGTGTCCCTCCGTTGATTTCTGCCGTTTCCACTTGACGGAAAAGGCTGAGGTGGCACAGGTGGCGCTGAGGTGGCACGTAACGGAGGCCACGTGGCATTGGGGCACAAAGTTATAGGACATATAAGTCCCTGGAGacgaaaacgacgccgtttcgtcTCCTCCCCCAATCTTTGAAATTCGTCTTCCCTCATCCCTCGTCTGCACAGTGACGGCGCAGTGGGTGTAGTGGGGAGTTGTGACATAAAGGAAATTCCTCCTTCCATGGCATCTGAAGGGGTATCATCCAgctggagaagaggtggaggtcaGGTGGGCTCGAGCTCGTGTCCTAAGGAGAAGGACAGCAAATATGGCGTCTCACCAAAGTGCTTCTGTGGAAAAAACGCAGTCCTTTTCATGTCGAAGACCCGGAGCAATCCGGATAGATTGTTTCTGGGCTATCCCTTTTACAAGGTATGGAAACGCAATGTGATGCACGTTTGGTTGAAGATGTGTTAGGGTTTCTAATTTTTAGGGTTTGAATTATGTGGGTTGATTTGCTGCAGGCAAGACAACCATATTGCAAATTTTTTGTGTGGCTTGATGAGCACGTTGCCGGACTTGGATTGACAGCAACAAAGTATATGGGAGAGAAGGAATTTGTAGATGCAGAAGATTATCACAGGCAGCAGGACATGAAAATGAGGATAAGTTGCTTGGAGAAGAGGATATTAGCTCTAGAGATGAAAAGAAAGCCAATAAGATGGTGTATCTGTGTCATTGTCATTGTGTTGATTTTTGTTGTTCTAAGTTGTAAGAGTTGATAAACGAATGAAAAAGTGTGTAATATTGTTGCAGCAATTATAGGTGAATTCAATGTTATTTATATGAATGATGATTGTATTGCCCTGTACGTGTTGTGTAAGATGTGGAAGAAATTAAAATTGGTTCCCTAATACATAACATACCATTGCATTAGTCATCAAAAAAAGTTGTTTAGTTAACATCCATATTTATCTGACCCACAAAGGGTGTTCAAAAAGTATGGGATAGAAAGCTAAATTGTTTGAACTACTTGTCAACAACCATTACATAGACAAAAAGTTATCACAAAAAGCACTTAATGACAGTAGTCTTCATTCTTTTGAGTCCTTTGTTTTTGGAGAAGTTGACAAATTTTGGGGTGGAGCATCTTGATTTGGAGCTGCAGATGGGATGGTAGATGGAGTTGGCTGTTGTGTACTAGTGTTGATTGTGGATGTAGCGATTGGTGCCGGCGGCCTAAAGATCTTCTGCTTCGGTCTGAACCTGGACTGTTGTGGGCAAGATGTGTCATTGGCTTTCGCTGGAGGTTTAAATGGACGACCTATAGTTGGAGCTGGTGGCCTGGTTTGAGTAGTTGTTGGCCCTGGAGGTAATATGATAAGTGTGGATCTTGTCACCCTTGTTGGAGCTGGTGGCATAGGTGGATTGCTTGGGGCAGGTGATTCCACAACAGTGGGGTTTGGGGAGCTGCCTGGTTGGCTGCTGGATGCATCCTGCAAATATGCATGGAAGATGTGAGCAGAGTAGTATTACAAAGACAGATTAGTCCCTAACCTTAGCAGTACTAAAACAGAATAGTCCCTAGACATATCAGTAATCAGACATCGTAGTCCTTAATTATTTCCATACTAAGACAGATTAATCCCTAACTTTAGTAGTACTAATACTAAGACAGATTAATCACTATATGGTTCTTACCTCTGAACCTGGAGCAGATTGTGACAGTGGAAGCACAATCAGTGACTGGGAGGAAGTAGCTGCTTTCTTCCTAGGGCGCCTTGTCTTCGGCTTCCAGTTTGGGTTGGAAGGGGCTCCTTTACATGTTTTGTAGTTGTGACCCTTCTCACCACACTTGCTGCAGGATACAACGAATGACCTTTTCAGTTTTTCTTCTTGCATGAGTGGCTCAGCCGGATCCTTTTGCCTATTATGAACCTTTGGCCGTCAAATTGGCCTTTTGATAATAGGTGGGTCTGGCTTCGAGAACTTAGTTCCAACCCAAAATTTTGGACTTGGAACAGGCTTAATACAGTGTGCATATGTCCTCCTAATGGACTCCATGCATAGCCAAGGGTGAACATAGTCCTGCGGTGTGTCATGTCTCTTCCTTATGGCAGCAAATGCATGTAAGCAGGGCATGCCTAAGGTAATGCAGTGAAGGTGAGTAATATAACCAAAATAACAGTAAAGGGAATTCAGATCAAAATAGCAAAGAAACTGGATCAAGTACTGTAGAGGACATACCAGTCAGTTGCCATCGATTGCATGAGCAACTGTGCCTAATGAGGTCCACATCCACCTTAGTTCCTTTCCGAGAAACCTCAAACCTCTTTCGTTCATTATCGCCAACCCATTCAGCCGTCCACTTGGTGCTTAGGTTTAACAGCTTCTCCATCTTCTTTTCCTGAACTGGTGCTAGCCTCCCTGAGTGATTCTCCAAGACCCGTTTATGATTCACCATCCGCCTCATGAGATAGCACCTGATCTCTTCACACATGGTCAGGATAGGCTTGCAGCGATAGTTTACTATTTTTGCATTAAAAACCTCACACATATTGTTTGTGAGGTTATCCACTTTTGGCCCATGGGAGAAGTAAGCCTTCACCCATGTCTCAGGTTCAAATTTGCTGAGGTACTCCCAGGCACCCTTGTTAACTGTCTTCAACTTCTCCATGCATTCCTTGAACTCAACAACAGTCGTGCACCTGGCACACTCCCACACAACTTGTCGAATGTATAGATCCTTGTAGCGATTGATGAAGTTTTTCCACATATGCATAACGCAGTTGCGGAGCTTAGCGTGTGGCATGACCTTTTTCAACGCAGGCAGCAAACCCTGGCCACAACATAATCAACCACACAGCAATGAAATTAACTAAGTAGGTGGCAATGAATATCATCAACAAATTATAAATGATCTAAACCAAATGCAGAGCAATGACAATAACCATAAACTGGAGTTACCTTCTGTTGGTCTGATATGAAGTTCCAGCCATGGTTAGCATCGTCTCCTATGTCCCCTTGCAGATTGGTCAGGAACCACTTCCAGGCTTCCTTAGTCTCAGTCCTGACCACTCCATAGGCAACAACatagaattggttgtttgcaTCCTGAGCAACTGCTGCTAGAAGCCAACCACCGTAATATGTCTTCAGAAAGCACCCATCCAAATGCAACAGGAGACGACATCCATCTTTGAAACCTTGTTTGCAGGCATCTAGGCAAATATATAGTTTATCAAACACAGGGGGACCATCTGGAATTGGCATGAGCTCAAGCCTGGCTGATGAGCCTGGATTGCTCCTCAATATTTCCTCACAATAATCCCTGGATCTCTTGTATTGTTCCTTTTCATTTCCTTGGATCTTCTCCCTAGCCTCCTTCACTGCTCTATAAACCATTTTAGGATGGGGACAGAGGGCAAATTCCTCTTTAAGAAAATCAGTAGCCTCCTTTGTATTCATGTGTGGTTGGGTGGACATCCGCTTCTCAATCTTCTTACTTAGCCAGTGTTGATCAGCAGCGTTGCTGCCCAAATCCCTCGCACAAGTGTGTTCTGGATGGTAGGTCTTCACTTGATAACACTGCAGACTTTTGTTGTATGACAAATGAACCAAGTAAGGGCACTCCTTATCCCCACACCCCACTCTCACTCTCTCTTTGTCATTTTTTATCCATTTCACTTCCCGACCCTCAGCGATAAAAGAATCTTTAACTACCTCCTTGAACCTGTCTACAGTGGCAAACCTAGTTCCTAGCTCAAACCTGCCCTCACCATGATTATACTCATCGTTAAACTCTGGGTACTTTTCACCTCTGCCTTCATCATCAGATGATATGGGAGTATATAAGTCTTCAGACTCATACTCAAACATTATCTCCTCCACCTCCGTTGGGAGCTCACTGACATAAAACCCACCCCCGACTGCATAATCCAGCTGGACATCAGGTCCTTGATCCCCTGCTTCACCACGTGCATCAGTCCCATTCCCACTCCCTTCCCCTCTTTCATTGACCCTTGTGCGAAAttgtcttttcttcttcccttgctTCTTTGGTGTAACTACCTTCTTCCTAGGAGTATTTACCTTCTTCTTAGGAGTAACTACCTTCTTGATCGGCGTAACGACCTTCTTCTTACCCTTGACACCTCTTTTCCTCTTCCCAACAGTGACCCCACCATTGCTGTCACTCTCACTACTGTCACTCTCAATTCCAGCCGGTGGAGGTTTGTACAAGACGTCCTCTGTGCTCTCGTATCCGTCATCAGATGAAGAGGAAGAATTCAGTTCCTCTGCAGTTTCATCCACCTCCCCTGCAGTATCTCTGTCCCGGGAAGCATCCTCAACAACCTCCGGCTCGTCAACAGGATGGTCAAAGTAAATATGGAACTCACCTCGCCCTGGGTGCTTCATTAGGTTCTCTCGCATTGCGTTGATCCCGACATCCCCAGTCAATATGTTCATCCCGGATTCAAATTCAGTGCTTGATGGATCATACCAGTATACTGCCTTGTATGACTGGTAGCCCAAACCCTTAAATAGTGTCACTAGGTCTCCGAAATTCACAAAGTCTAGGTCCATCTCAGGGAACCTCTCCTCCTTTCCATTCTGATAAACCATTTCTCCACCAACTCCTCTTACGAAGTTCCCTCCATGATGAAACACCGGAACCACAAACACGTCAACCATCTGAAATTGACCAGTGCAGAACTAGGATTAAAAAAGGAAACAACACACCATATGAAAGAAACTACATTTCCCGAACACAATCCCTCCCTCTAATCCTACACAGCACGCAATACACCCcattttccctttctttcttaCACAGTAAACATGCAAACACAATGCATTCCTAGCTAAGCATAACAATCTTACCTTGTGACGAAGACAGCAGCCACGACCTCAGACGAAGCTTCTCCTCAGCCTCTGCCACCAGCAATCACCCCTGGCCTTTTGCTCTTCTACGTGTTGTATTTTTTGGAGGGAGAAATAGAGACGAAGGAGTTTGATCGTTTTTGGGTTAGGGTTTTCTGTAATTCTCTCACTCAACTATGGGTCTTCTGGGTATTGTGTATGGGAATTCAACTGTGTTGATTGGGGAAGGAgacgaaacggcgtcgttttcgtCTCCAAGGACTTATATGTCCTATAACTTTTTGCCCCAATGCCACGTGGCCTCCGTTACGTGCCACCTCAGCGCCACCTGTGCCACCTCAACCTTTTCCGTCAAGTGGAAATGGCAGAAATCAACGGAGAGACACAAATGTCCACATTTTTTAACGGTCAGGGACTTTAATGTATTTTCCATTGCTTGAGGACGAAAATATCCAcaaaaaaaaggtcagggacaaaaatgtccttTACTCAATAAGTAAATAACCTCGAACAAGCTTGATTCTACCCTCACTCTTTTGGTGgttgcaacttgcaagaatgTTGTCATTCTTCTCGTTCTCACGAAACATGTTAAGGTATGCTCTTCAAATCCCAAATCCCTCTCCTTGTTGTGTTCCCTATTCAGCTTTCCGTATTTGCTTCCCTTCAACTTCATCCCtacactctcactctcactctcaacCCCAATCACTTGATGAAGCTGTTGATTCCTTCACTCGCATGCTCTCTATGCGTCGCCCTCCATCCATCATCCAATTCACCAAGATTTTGGGATCTCTTGCCAAGACCAACCATTTCTCCACCGCCATTTCCCTTTTTCAGCAATTGCAAGCCAGGGGAATCgctcccaacttatttactttgaCCATCGTAATTAATTGTTGTTGCAGCATGGGCCGTATGACGCTTGCTCTCTCTGTATTGGCCAAGATTTTCAGAATGGATTATCAACCTAATACGGTAACATTGACAACAATCCTGAAAGGTCTCTATCTCTGTGGTAGTGTTGAAAAAGCAGTGCGCTTTCATGCCACAGTGCTGGCTTATGGATTTCACTTCGACCAAGTCACTTATGGGACCTTGATCAATGGCCTCTGTAAGACCGGACACACATCAATTGCTATTCAAGTGTTGAGAAAGATCCCACGGTATGGCATTGCTCCTAATGTCATCATGTACAATGCAATTATTGATAGCCTCTGCAAGGATACACTTGTAAGTCAGGCTTTTCATTTATACTCTGAGATGCTTGCTAAGGGAATTTCTCCAGATGTTATCACATACAGTTCTCTCATTTTTGGATTGTGTCTTGAAGGTCAATATAAGGAAGCCATTGATTTGTTAAGTGATATGGTGCTT carries:
- the LOC107641137 gene encoding vegetative cell wall protein gp1-like, with protein sequence MQEEKLKRSFVVSCSKCGEKGHNYKTCKGAPSNPNWKPKTRRPRKKAATSSQSLIVLPLSQSAPGSEGLFCFSTAKDASSSQPGSSPNPTVVESPAPSNPPMPPAPTRVTRSTLIILPPGPTTTQTRPPAPTIGRPFKPPAKANDTSCPQQSRFRPKQKIFRPPAPIATSTINTSTQQPTPSTIPSAAPNQDAPPQNLSTSPKTKDSKE
- the LOC107644182 gene encoding putative pentatricopeptide repeat-containing protein At1g12700, mitochondrial codes for the protein MLSFFSFSRNMLRYALQIPNPSPCCVPYSAFRICFPSTSSLHSHSHSQPQSLDEAVDSFTRMLSMRRPPSIIQFTKILGSLAKTNHFSTAISLFQQLQARGIAPNLFTLTIVINCCCSMGRMTLALSVLAKIFRMDYQPNTVTLTTILKGLYLCGSVEKAVRFHATVLAYGFHFDQVTYGTLINGLCKTGHTSIAIQVLRKIPRYGIAPNVIMYNAIIDSLCKDTLVNIRKPLIC